In one Nicotiana tomentosiformis chromosome 6, ASM39032v3, whole genome shotgun sequence genomic region, the following are encoded:
- the LOC138893701 gene encoding uncharacterized protein, with protein MLQIVGILETSGVSFSTFQFFGAAFRWWEAYERCRSVGASPLTWKEFSVLFLEKFVLQSSTEELRRQFEQLRQDGMSVTQYEMRFSELACQEVWLVPTDRERIRRFIDGLTYHLWLFMTKERVSGATFDEVFDIAR; from the coding sequence ATGCTTCAGAtagtgggtattctggagaccagtggggtctcattcagtacttttcagttttttggggctgccttcagatggtgggaggcttatgagaggtgcaggTCGGTCGGTGCATCACCACTCACATGGaaggagttctctgttctctttttggagaagtttgtgctgcAGTCTAGCACTGAAgagttgcgcagacagtttgagcagcttcggcaagatggcatgtctgtgacccagtacgagatgaggttttctgagttggcttgtCAAgaagtttggttggttcccactgatagggagaggattaggaggttcattgatggcctcacgtatcatctttggttgtttaTGACTaaggagagggtatctggtgccacttttgatgaggtgtttgacattgctcggtag